The Myxococcus virescens DNA window AGGTACCCACGCAGCGTTTCGTTCTTCTCGTCGATGTCCTGGTAGCGTTCCTTCACGGACTGCGGCTCCTTCTCGCTGCGGGTCCGCCGCGGGCGGTACTCGAAGCATGCGGCCGAGCGGTACAACGGCGCGTGGATTCTAGAAATTCCGCGCGGTTGTAACAACGAAATCATCACAGATTGACGAGGAACACCTCGCACGCCTGGTCGAGCAGGTCCTTGGAGAGCGCTGGAGGTATCTGCCGGTAGCGCGCCGCGTCCCGGATGAGGCTCACCAGGTCCCGAGGGTGGCACGAGCGAAGCTCCATGCTCCGCGGCTTGTAGTAGTGCTCGATGAGGTACGTGACGGCCTGGTCCACGTACGGGATTCCCGCTGCCTCGCAGACGCGACTGAAGATTTCCCGGTAAGCCTCTTCGTCGGGGTTCCCGACCTCAATCTTGTACTTGATGCGGCGCAGGAAGGCCTCGTCCACCAGTTCCTTGGGGTCCAGGTTGGTGGAGAAGACGAGGAGCTGGTCGAAGGGGATTTCGAACTTCTTGCCAGTGTGGAGGGTGAGGAAGTCCACCCGCTTCTCCAGGGGGACAATCCACCGGTTGAGCAGGTCCGTGGGGTGGACCTTCTGGCGGCCGAAGTCGTCGATGAGGAGCATGCCGCCGTTGGCCTTCACCTGGAACGGGGCCTCGTAGAAGCGGGTGCTCTCCGAATAGATGAGGTCCAGCATCGCCAGCGTCAGCTCGCCGCCCACGACGACGGAGGGCCGGCGGCACAGGAGCCACCGGTTGTCCATTTCGAAGGTCTGCCGGCGGCCGGAGGCATCCCGGCCGACCTCCAGCGACACCGGCGTGTGGATGAGCCGGTCGTGGACCTGGATGATTTGATTCCCAATCTCCAGGCAGTGGGGGACGAACACCTCGCCGCCGAACATGTTGGAGACGGCCTCGGCCAGGCTCGTCTTGCCGTTGCCGGGGG harbors:
- a CDS encoding AAA family ATPase — translated: MAPPAGYDYDDNPFKLENPSILDIAPPEPKSVEDTGLKMGILSDIALKYLYYAGTGTGMGIADEMRLPWPGVIEHVVDFLATEKLVDLRGGKGFGRASVEFILSEKGREYARDALTRTTYVGPAPVPIEQYNALITSQTEETPVVSQEELVMALSHLTVPAELMDKLGPAVNSGRSLFLYGSPGNGKTSLAEAVSNMFGGEVFVPHCLEIGNQIIQVHDRLIHTPVSLEVGRDASGRRQTFEMDNRWLLCRRPSVVVGGELTLAMLDLIYSESTRFYEAPFQVKANGGMLLIDDFGRQKVHPTDLLNRWIVPLEKRVDFLTLHTGKKFEIPFDQLLVFSTNLDPKELVDEAFLRRIKYKIEVGNPDEEAYREIFSRVCEAAGIPYVDQAVTYLIEHYYKPRSMELRSCHPRDLVSLIRDAARYRQIPPALSKDLLDQACEVFLVNL